The Pedobacter mucosus genome window below encodes:
- the lpdA gene encoding dihydrolipoyl dehydrogenase has product MNYDVIVLGSGPGGYVAAIRASQLGLKVAIVERESLGGICLNWGCIPTKALLKSAQVFEYINHAAEYGITTSGATADFAAVVKRSRGVADGMSKGVQFLMKKNKIDVIMGTGKVKPGNKLDVKGADGSQQELSAKNIIIATGARSRELPNLKQDGKKIIGYRQAMVLPEMPKSMVVVGSGAIGVEFAYFYATMGTKVTIVEFLENVVPVEDEDVSKQLLRSLKKVGIDVMTSASVESVDTSGSGCKVSIKTASGMQTIEADVVLSAAGVVANIENIGLEETGIKTEKGKIVTDEFYNTSVKGYFAIGDVVSGQSLAHVASAEGIICVEKIAGQHAEPLDYNNIPGCTYCTPEIASVGYTEKAAKAAGYELKIGKFPFSASGKASAAGAKDGFVKLIFDAKYGELLGAHMIGANVTEMIAEIVVARKLETTGHEMIKSVHPHPTMSEAIMEAAADAYGEVIHL; this is encoded by the coding sequence ATGAATTACGATGTTATTGTTTTAGGTAGCGGCCCAGGTGGGTATGTAGCTGCAATTAGAGCTTCACAATTAGGACTAAAAGTTGCAATTGTTGAGCGTGAATCTTTAGGTGGAATTTGCTTAAACTGGGGATGTATTCCAACCAAAGCGCTTTTAAAAAGTGCACAGGTTTTTGAATATATCAACCACGCTGCCGAATACGGTATTACCACGTCTGGCGCAACGGCAGATTTTGCAGCGGTTGTAAAACGAAGCCGAGGTGTTGCTGATGGCATGAGCAAAGGCGTTCAGTTTTTGATGAAAAAAAACAAGATTGACGTCATAATGGGAACTGGTAAAGTTAAACCAGGAAACAAATTGGATGTTAAAGGTGCAGACGGTTCTCAACAAGAATTAAGTGCTAAAAACATAATTATTGCAACGGGTGCTCGTTCTAGAGAATTACCAAATTTAAAACAAGACGGTAAAAAAATTATCGGTTATCGCCAGGCAATGGTTCTACCAGAAATGCCTAAAAGCATGGTTGTAGTAGGTTCTGGGGCAATTGGCGTTGAATTTGCATATTTTTATGCAACAATGGGAACGAAAGTAACCATTGTAGAATTTTTGGAAAATGTTGTTCCTGTAGAAGACGAAGATGTTTCTAAACAATTGTTACGCAGTCTTAAAAAGGTTGGTATTGATGTTATGACATCTGCTTCGGTGGAATCAGTAGACACGAGCGGTTCAGGTTGTAAAGTGTCTATAAAAACAGCTTCAGGTATGCAAACAATCGAGGCTGATGTAGTTCTTTCAGCTGCTGGTGTGGTTGCAAATATTGAAAATATTGGTTTAGAAGAGACGGGGATCAAAACTGAAAAAGGTAAAATCGTTACTGATGAATTTTATAATACTTCAGTAAAGGGTTATTTTGCAATTGGTGATGTCGTTAGTGGTCAATCACTTGCACATGTTGCATCGGCAGAAGGCATTATTTGTGTTGAAAAAATTGCTGGTCAACATGCTGAACCTTTAGATTATAACAATATCCCAGGTTGTACTTATTGTACACCAGAAATCGCTTCCGTAGGTTATACAGAAAAAGCTGCTAAAGCGGCAGGTTACGAATTAAAAATTGGCAAGTTTCCATTTTCTGCATCGGGTAAAGCAAGTGCTGCCGGGGCAAAAGATGGTTTTGTTAAGTTAATTTTTGATGCGAAATACGGTGAATTATTAGGCGCACACATGATTGGTGCTAATGTAACCGAAATGATCGCTGAAATAGTTGTCGCTCGTAAGTTAGAAACAACAGGTCATGAAATGATAAAATCAGTTCACCCCCATCCAACCATGAGCGAAGCAATTATGGAAGCTGCTGCTGATGCCTACGGAGAAGTGATCCACTTATAA
- a CDS encoding MBL fold metallo-hydrolase: protein MKLHTINTGFFKLDGGAMFGVVPKAIWQKTNPADANNMCTWAMRSLLIEDGNQLTLIDTGIGDKQDDKFFSHFYLHGDDSIGKSLNNLGFSKADITDVFLTHLHFDHVGGAIIRNGENFITAFNNANYWSNEKHWQWAVEPNAREKASFLKENIIPIQESGQLKFVEESEDILWRENVNISFAYGHTDAMMLPKISYKGRTIVYVADLLPSVGHLPLPYVMAYDMFPLKTLTEKQLFLEEAVEKNYILFLEHDPINECCTLQRTEKGIRVAETFKLSDL from the coding sequence ATGAAACTACATACCATAAATACTGGCTTTTTCAAACTTGACGGTGGTGCCATGTTTGGTGTTGTTCCGAAGGCCATTTGGCAGAAAACAAATCCAGCTGATGCTAATAATATGTGTACATGGGCAATGCGGAGTTTATTAATTGAGGATGGAAATCAACTTACACTTATTGATACCGGGATTGGAGATAAACAAGATGATAAATTTTTCAGTCATTTTTATTTACATGGTGATGATAGCATTGGTAAATCCTTAAACAATTTGGGTTTCAGCAAAGCAGATATTACGGACGTTTTTCTAACCCATCTTCATTTTGATCATGTTGGCGGAGCTATCATTAGAAATGGAGAAAATTTTATAACTGCATTTAATAACGCAAATTATTGGAGTAATGAGAAACATTGGCAATGGGCGGTGGAGCCAAATGCGAGAGAAAAAGCATCATTCCTGAAAGAAAATATTATACCTATTCAAGAAAGTGGTCAACTGAAGTTTGTAGAAGAATCAGAAGATATTTTATGGAGGGAAAACGTCAATATCAGCTTTGCTTATGGACACACTGATGCCATGATGTTGCCAAAAATCAGCTATAAAGGACGAACAATTGTTTACGTAGCAGATTTATTGCCTTCAGTTGGTCATTTGCCTCTACCTTATGTGATGGCTTATGATATGTTTCCGCTTAAAACGTTAACAGAAAAGCAGTTGTTTTTGGAAGAAGCTGTAGAAAAAAATTATATTTTATTTCTAGAGCACGATCCAATTAATGAATGTTGTACACTC